A single genomic interval of Caldanaerovirga acetigignens harbors:
- a CDS encoding lactate racemase domain-containing protein — protein sequence MNEIIIDNPGNGSVSEDEVRSALYRALEGRKLDKVLIIPPDFTRINSHAGMITRILYELLSPSSEVDILPATGTHRPLSDLERKKMFGDEIPKERFLVHDWEKGTKKIGEVSAEFIERVTQGALSFPINVEISKHIANEAYDLIISIGQVVPHEIVGMASYTKNILVGCGGKDVIDKSHFIGAVHGMERIMGIDRTPVRQVFDFVEEKFLKEYPIMYVMTVTTTKGGAINLDGLFIGRSRKIFEKAVALSQKKNIEFLERPVKKVVVYLDDKKYRSTWIGNKAIYRTRMAIQDGGELIILAPGIERFGENEIGEELIRKYGYAGMQKILKLIHKDEKLKENLAIAAHLIHGSSEGRFTITYAVEKLKEKEIRKVNYNYLPFRKAYKIYNPDILNPGFNTLPNGEEVFFVSDPALGLWAWKEKFNKNITMAREDN from the coding sequence ATGAACGAGATAATAATTGATAATCCAGGAAACGGATCTGTTTCAGAAGATGAAGTAAGGTCTGCTTTATATAGGGCTCTTGAAGGGAGAAAATTAGATAAAGTTCTTATTATACCACCAGATTTTACAAGAATAAACTCTCATGCGGGTATGATAACGAGAATTTTATATGAACTATTAAGTCCAAGCTCCGAAGTAGATATACTGCCTGCTACGGGAACTCATAGGCCGCTCAGCGACTTAGAACGAAAAAAGATGTTTGGAGATGAAATTCCTAAAGAAAGGTTCTTGGTCCATGATTGGGAGAAGGGTACAAAAAAGATTGGTGAGGTTTCTGCTGAATTTATCGAGCGAGTAACACAAGGTGCCTTGAGTTTCCCCATAAATGTTGAGATAAGCAAGCATATTGCAAATGAAGCCTATGACCTTATTATCTCCATAGGACAGGTAGTACCCCATGAAATTGTGGGTATGGCCAGTTACACGAAAAATATTCTTGTGGGATGCGGCGGAAAGGATGTTATCGACAAGTCCCATTTTATAGGGGCAGTTCACGGGATGGAGCGGATAATGGGAATCGACAGGACACCTGTGAGGCAAGTATTTGACTTCGTTGAAGAAAAATTTTTAAAAGAATACCCCATAATGTATGTGATGACAGTGACTACTACTAAAGGGGGTGCTATCAATTTAGATGGGCTCTTTATAGGCAGAAGCAGGAAGATTTTCGAAAAAGCCGTAGCTTTAAGTCAAAAAAAGAACATCGAATTTCTCGAAAGGCCGGTAAAGAAAGTGGTAGTTTATCTAGACGACAAAAAATACAGGAGCACCTGGATAGGCAATAAAGCTATCTATAGGACCAGGATGGCGATTCAGGATGGAGGAGAATTAATAATTCTGGCTCCGGGGATTGAGAGATTTGGGGAAAATGAGATAGGGGAAGAATTGATAAGAAAGTACGGATATGCAGGGATGCAAAAAATACTAAAACTTATACATAAAGATGAAAAGTTAAAAGAAAATTTGGCTATAGCGGCCCATCTGATACACGGCTCGAGCGAAGGAAGATTTACCATAACTTATGCTGTTGAAAAGCTCAAAGAAAAAGAAATAAGAAAAGTAAATTACAATTATCTACCTTTTAGAAAAGCTTATAAAATCTACAATCCAGATATTTTAAATCCTGGATTTAATACCCTGCCAAATGGAGAGGAGGTGTTTTTTGTCAGCGATCCAGCATTAGGCCTTTGGGCCTGGAAGGAAAAATTCAACAAAAATATTACAATGGCGAGGGAGGACAATTGA
- a CDS encoding gluconokinase — MSKELFMGIDIGTTGVRAVLFDEKGYEVSLSYREYPMRSSPDGKAEIEPEVVFKSMLDVVKNCIEQVENARNKINAIGLSTQLFSLVAVDRYGNCLTNVITWADTRSIKEAGFIEKNFDCMALYRKTGCRVEHPMYPLSKILWIKNNHRDIYEKTYKFVSIKEYIIFKLYGVFILDLTDASATACFNIHKFVWDEDVLKEVLGVDKEKFGTPVECIHVLKGMKEEYAKIMGIPRDTPLVIGSGDGILANLGCGVFDNTELSSTIGTSGAIRTAVDFPLLDKEARTWCYCFTRDKWVAGGAINNGGIVLRWLRDMHVGEYSKEAMEKGFNNVYELFDSFAKEIRPGSDGLLFFPYLTGQRSPHWRADARGVIYGLNLSHDRRHLVRAAMEGIIFNMFMIYNALVEQLRNPVRKIIANGGYAKSGVWLQIQADVFDKEILVAGVEEAAALGAAFLSMVGIGAKRMIKEDALPAMRAKRPIEPIKENVEIYKNVYRNFIELYNLIFKNSVEVKYERDNN; from the coding sequence TTGAGCAAAGAGCTTTTCATGGGCATCGACATCGGCACTACAGGAGTGAGGGCGGTTTTATTCGACGAAAAAGGATATGAAGTTAGCTTAAGCTATAGGGAATACCCCATGAGGAGTTCGCCCGATGGTAAAGCTGAAATAGAGCCTGAAGTCGTTTTTAAATCGATGTTAGATGTCGTAAAAAATTGCATTGAACAAGTGGAAAATGCCAGGAACAAGATAAATGCAATAGGTTTAAGCACGCAACTTTTCAGTCTTGTAGCTGTTGATAGGTATGGGAACTGTTTAACAAATGTCATTACGTGGGCAGATACCAGGTCTATAAAAGAGGCGGGTTTTATTGAAAAAAATTTTGACTGCATGGCGTTATACAGAAAGACGGGTTGCAGGGTAGAGCATCCGATGTATCCATTGAGCAAGATTTTATGGATTAAGAACAATCACAGAGATATTTACGAAAAAACTTATAAGTTTGTCAGCATCAAGGAATATATAATTTTCAAACTTTACGGCGTATTTATTCTCGATTTGACGGATGCTTCGGCTACGGCTTGCTTTAATATACATAAATTTGTATGGGATGAAGATGTATTAAAAGAAGTACTAGGCGTTGATAAAGAAAAATTTGGTACTCCAGTAGAGTGCATACATGTACTTAAAGGCATGAAAGAGGAATATGCGAAAATTATGGGAATACCTAGAGATACCCCCCTTGTCATAGGGTCAGGCGACGGGATTTTGGCAAATCTGGGATGCGGGGTTTTCGACAATACCGAGCTTTCAAGCACAATCGGGACAAGTGGAGCTATCAGGACGGCTGTGGACTTTCCATTGCTAGATAAAGAAGCGAGGACTTGGTGTTACTGCTTCACAAGAGACAAATGGGTTGCCGGTGGGGCGATAAACAATGGAGGAATAGTATTAAGATGGTTGAGAGATATGCATGTCGGAGAATATTCGAAAGAAGCGATGGAAAAAGGCTTTAATAATGTCTATGAACTTTTTGACAGCTTTGCAAAAGAAATAAGACCGGGAAGTGATGGACTTTTATTCTTTCCTTATTTGACGGGACAAAGGTCTCCTCATTGGAGGGCCGATGCGAGAGGAGTCATATATGGCTTAAACCTCAGCCATGACAGAAGGCATCTTGTTAGGGCTGCAATGGAAGGTATTATCTTCAATATGTTTATGATTTACAATGCCCTGGTGGAGCAATTGAGGAATCCCGTAAGAAAAATTATTGCCAACGGAGGATATGCGAAGTCAGGAGTGTGGCTGCAAATACAAGCCGATGTCTTTGATAAAGAGATTCTTGTAGCTGGAGTCGAGGAAGCGGCTGCACTAGGGGCGGCGTTTCTTTCAATGGTAGGAATCGGGGCTAAGCGCATGATAAAAGAAGATGCTTTGCCTGCGATGAGAGCAAAAAGGCCTATTGAACCTATAAAGGAAAATGTGGAGATTTACAAGAATGTATACAGGAATTTCATCGAACTTTATAACCTTATTTTCAAAAATTCTGTGGAGGTAAAGTATGAACGAGATAATAATTGA
- a CDS encoding phosphoglycerate dehydrogenase — MRAKVLITPRSFLKVKEQAQNLLKRYDLDLIYNDTGKTLTEEQMLKMCEDVDGLIVGIDPVTEKVLKNARKLKAISKYGAGLDNIDLKTARELGIKVASAAGTNATSVAELAIGMFFALARNLAKHVFLVKNGGWDRIQGVELTGKTAGIIGLGNIGKEVARLANGIGMRIIAYDPYFEDSEFLKKYDVKMASLESVFKEADFVTLHVPLTEATAKIVNENTLKLMKKTAYIVNTSRGGLIDEDALYEALKNDKIAGAASDVFSKEPPGFHKLLTLDNFLLTPHIGAYTAEAVEKMAIKSIENLVVLLFDEEMKSQA, encoded by the coding sequence ATGAGAGCGAAGGTTTTGATTACTCCGAGGTCATTTTTAAAGGTAAAAGAACAAGCTCAGAACTTACTTAAAAGGTATGATTTGGATTTAATTTACAACGATACCGGGAAAACACTTACGGAGGAACAGATGCTAAAGATGTGTGAAGATGTGGATGGGCTAATAGTAGGAATAGACCCGGTCACGGAAAAAGTCTTGAAAAATGCCAGGAAACTAAAAGCTATTTCAAAATACGGGGCTGGACTTGACAATATAGACTTAAAAACGGCTCGAGAGCTCGGAATTAAGGTGGCCAGCGCAGCGGGCACAAATGCTACGTCTGTGGCAGAGTTGGCTATTGGTATGTTTTTTGCCCTTGCGAGGAACTTGGCAAAGCACGTTTTTCTTGTAAAAAATGGAGGATGGGATCGCATTCAAGGGGTAGAACTTACCGGAAAAACAGCCGGAATAATAGGCCTTGGCAATATAGGAAAAGAAGTGGCAAGACTGGCAAATGGAATAGGAATGCGGATTATAGCTTATGACCCGTACTTTGAAGATAGTGAGTTTCTCAAAAAATACGATGTAAAAATGGCGAGTCTGGAATCCGTTTTTAAAGAAGCAGATTTCGTGACCCTCCATGTCCCCCTTACTGAAGCTACAGCCAAAATTGTGAATGAAAATACATTGAAATTGATGAAAAAGACAGCGTATATCGTGAATACATCAAGAGGGGGATTAATCGACGAAGATGCACTTTATGAGGCCCTGAAAAATGACAAAATAGCGGGGGCAGCTTCGGATGTATTTTCGAAAGAACCTCCAGGCTTTCATAAATTGCTGACATTGGATAATTTCCTGCTCACGCCGCACATAGGTGCTTATACGGCTGAAGCAGTGGAAAAAATGGCTATAAAGTCAATTGAAAATTTGGTTGTGTTGTTGTTCGACGAAGAAATGAAGTCACAGGCCTAA
- a CDS encoding zinc-binding alcohol dehydrogenase family protein, protein MKAVLISNPGNIELVERDIPEIKSRDEVLLKVRLAGICGSDMHIYHGTSPVATYPRIIGHEFVGEVVEKGKEVKNLKIGDKVVVEPIIYCGKCYPCRKGRPNVCENLKVMGVHVDGGFQEYVVVKDANVHKFADYLSWEEAVMIEPFTIAAQATWRGGVEKDDFVLIIGAGPIGLTILQYAKYKGAICIVSDIVDFRLEKALELGADYAIKASENIEKEIRKITGGMGVNIAIDAACTPKTFEMAVNVVSQAGRVVVLGFDTSPSSIPQFNITKGELTICGSRLQTNKFKEVIDVFNKRKLNPTALISHKFHFTEIKEAINLLEEGNQNVFKVILEF, encoded by the coding sequence GTGAAAGCAGTTCTCATTTCAAACCCCGGGAACATAGAATTGGTCGAAAGGGATATTCCTGAAATAAAGAGCAGAGACGAGGTTTTGCTCAAAGTAAGATTGGCCGGAATATGCGGCTCCGATATGCATATTTATCACGGAACGTCTCCGGTTGCCACATATCCCAGGATTATTGGACATGAATTTGTCGGCGAGGTTGTTGAAAAAGGAAAGGAAGTAAAGAATCTGAAAATCGGGGATAAAGTAGTCGTAGAGCCTATAATCTATTGTGGAAAATGCTACCCGTGCAGAAAAGGTAGGCCAAACGTTTGTGAAAACTTAAAGGTGATGGGAGTCCATGTTGACGGAGGTTTTCAGGAATATGTAGTTGTAAAGGACGCAAATGTTCATAAATTTGCGGACTATTTGAGTTGGGAAGAAGCCGTAATGATAGAACCTTTCACTATTGCAGCTCAGGCAACGTGGAGGGGAGGCGTCGAAAAGGATGATTTTGTTTTAATAATTGGTGCGGGACCTATAGGGCTTACTATCTTGCAATATGCAAAGTATAAAGGGGCAATTTGCATAGTGTCCGATATAGTTGATTTTAGATTGGAGAAAGCCCTGGAGTTAGGCGCGGATTACGCAATAAAAGCTAGCGAAAACATCGAAAAAGAAATAAGAAAAATTACCGGCGGAATGGGTGTAAATATTGCAATAGATGCGGCGTGCACACCAAAAACTTTCGAAATGGCAGTTAATGTGGTTTCTCAAGCGGGAAGGGTTGTGGTATTAGGATTCGATACTTCCCCGTCCAGCATACCGCAGTTTAACATAACAAAAGGGGAACTTACAATATGCGGTTCCAGGCTGCAGACAAATAAATTCAAAGAAGTGATAGATGTATTTAATAAAAGAAAGCTGAATCCTACTGCTTTGATATCTCATAAATTCCATTTTACCGAGATAAAAGAGGCGATTAACTTGTTGGAAGAAGGAAATCAGAATGTTTTCAAGGTTATCCTTGAGTTTTAA
- a CDS encoding TRAP transporter large permease, producing the protein MSALMLFLSFVVLIFLGVPIAFALGISSLVYIFTNDISLTVLAQKMYAGLNSFVLVAIPGFVLAGNLMNNGGISKRIVEFADAIVGFIKGGLAIANVVASMIFAGVSGTALADTASIGPIIIPAMVQQGYDPDFSAAVTAASSTVGPIIPPSVPMIIAGTLVGTSITKMFVAGMIPGILVGLLQMILCYYFAVKRNYPRSELNSLKQIWEKFKGAIWAILMPAIMIFGILGGFFTPTEASIVTVIYGLIVGLFVYKELQLKDIPRILVESIRSTAAIMVLVGFANTFAWILASEQIPQLIADSILSISDNPIVVILLVNLFLLFVGMFMETIAALIILFPVLLPVLTSVGMDPIQAGVMVVLNLVIGLNTPPVGVCLYVASNIAKISIARLTVAILPFIIANIVVLMLVSYIPHFTLFLPRLLFGM; encoded by the coding sequence ATGTCTGCATTAATGTTATTTTTATCTTTCGTAGTATTGATATTTTTAGGCGTTCCCATAGCCTTCGCCCTTGGGATTTCTTCTCTGGTTTATATTTTCACCAACGACATCTCTTTGACGGTCTTAGCCCAGAAGATGTACGCAGGCCTCAATTCTTTTGTTTTGGTCGCCATACCCGGATTTGTGTTGGCTGGAAACCTTATGAACAATGGAGGGATTTCGAAGAGAATAGTGGAATTTGCCGATGCTATAGTGGGGTTTATAAAGGGAGGTCTGGCTATTGCAAATGTAGTTGCCTCCATGATTTTTGCAGGGGTTTCAGGAACAGCATTGGCCGACACGGCGAGCATTGGCCCAATTATAATTCCTGCTATGGTGCAACAAGGGTATGATCCTGATTTTTCTGCTGCTGTGACCGCAGCGTCCTCTACAGTCGGCCCGATAATTCCACCCAGCGTCCCGATGATTATTGCAGGCACGCTCGTGGGTACTTCTATAACGAAAATGTTTGTGGCTGGCATGATTCCGGGAATTTTAGTAGGTCTTTTACAAATGATTCTATGCTATTACTTTGCGGTCAAAAGAAATTATCCAAGAAGCGAACTTAATTCGCTAAAGCAAATATGGGAGAAGTTTAAAGGCGCAATTTGGGCAATTTTAATGCCCGCAATAATGATTTTCGGGATTTTAGGGGGCTTTTTTACGCCTACGGAAGCTTCTATAGTTACGGTGATCTATGGCTTGATAGTAGGACTTTTTGTCTACAAGGAATTGCAGTTGAAGGATATTCCAAGGATCTTGGTGGAGTCCATAAGGAGCACGGCAGCAATTATGGTCTTAGTGGGATTTGCTAATACTTTTGCGTGGATTTTAGCAAGCGAACAAATTCCCCAGCTTATTGCGGATTCGATACTGTCAATAAGCGATAACCCAATCGTCGTCATCTTATTGGTAAACCTCTTTTTGCTTTTCGTCGGCATGTTTATGGAAACAATCGCGGCCTTAATTATCCTATTTCCAGTTCTGCTCCCTGTGCTTACATCTGTCGGTATGGATCCAATTCAGGCGGGAGTGATGGTGGTTTTAAATCTGGTAATAGGGCTTAATACTCCTCCTGTTGGGGTGTGCCTTTATGTGGCATCAAATATTGCGAAAATTTCTATAGCCAGACTTACAGTAGCTATTTTGCCTTTTATCATAGCGAATATTGTTGTATTGATGCTGGTGAGCTATATTCCCCATTTTACGCTATTCCTTCCCAGATTGTTATTTGGCATGTAA